From the uncultured Desulfovibrio sp. genome, one window contains:
- a CDS encoding DMT family transporter: MKHILLLLAFGAGCCLPVQAGINTLLRRFLGEPMQAALVSFAVGTVALWVYSLAARHTWPSISQLSAVPWWMWTGGVLGAIFVSCTIFLAPRLGAATMTAVMLSGQLVASVLLDHYALVGFPEHPVSPLRLAGIALLFAGAWLVRVF, translated from the coding sequence ATGAAGCACATTCTTTTACTGCTGGCTTTCGGCGCCGGTTGCTGCCTCCCGGTGCAGGCGGGTATAAATACCTTGTTGCGGCGCTTTCTGGGCGAACCCATGCAGGCCGCGCTTGTTTCATTTGCTGTGGGCACGGTGGCACTGTGGGTGTACAGTCTGGCGGCACGGCACACATGGCCTTCCATTTCTCAGCTTTCCGCTGTTCCGTGGTGGATGTGGACAGGCGGCGTGCTTGGCGCAATTTTTGTGAGTTGCACCATCTTTCTTGCGCCCCGGCTGGGCGCTGCCACCATGACTGCCGTCATGTTGTCGGGCCAGTTGGTGGCCTCTGTGCTGCTTGACCATTATGCCCTTGTGGGCTTTCCCGAACACCCCGTTTCACCACTGCGCCTTGCGGGCATTGCCCTGCTTTTTGCGGGCGCGTGGCTTGTGCGGGTGTTTTAA